One Aegilops tauschii subsp. strangulata cultivar AL8/78 chromosome 7, Aet v6.0, whole genome shotgun sequence genomic window carries:
- the LOC141027990 gene encoding uncharacterized protein → MARITAFLLVALLSLAVHLAQSTSCRSCPPTKPSQPPPCKHKSSPSSIPCPPPSQTPMPSPTPTLTPVTPTPAPTPTVFIPPPTNAPAPTPLPTSVTPTSAPTPMMPPIPTPITPKPVPAPLSPTPTPVAPKPTPVMPPTQTPVTPTPAPTPVSPTPNPVAPTPTPVMPPTPTPASTPFSPTPSPVAPTPTHVVPMPAPTPVSPTPTPVAPTPAPVMPPTPTSATPMPAPTPVSPTPTPVAPTPTPMMPPPPTPVTPMPAPTPVSPTPIPVAPISTPVMPPAPTPVTPTPPPAPAAAPATSTGKCPVDTLKLRACVDVLNGLLHTVIGSSASNTCCPLLSGVADLDAALCLCTTIKVKALNINLMLPIAIEVLVNQCGKRVPKDFRCPN, encoded by the coding sequence ATGGCCCGCATTACGGCGTTCTTGCTGGTGGCGCTGCTCTCCTTAGCCGTGCATCTCGCGCAGTCCACGTCATGCCGATCATGCCCGCCGACAAAGCCTTCCCAGCCTCCACCGTGTAAGCACAAGTCTTCACCATCGTCAATACCCTGCCCTCCACCTTCACAAACTCCCATGCCCTCACCAACACCCACACTTACCCCGGTGACTCCGACGCCGGCACCGACCCCGACTGTCTTCATCCCTCCACCTACAAACGCTCCGGCACCCACGCCCTTACCGACCTCTGTAACCCCAACATCGGCACCGACCCCTATGATGCCTCCAATACCAACCCCTATAACTCCGAAGCCGGTACCAGCTCCTCTCTCTCCAACACCAACACCGGTGGCCCCAAAACCTACACCCGTGATGCCGCCAACACAGACGCCTGTGACACCAACGCCGGCACCGACCCCTGTTTCTCCAACGCCAAACCCGGTGGCCCCAACACCTACCCCTGTGATGCCACCAACACCGACGCCGGCATCGACCCCTTTCTCTCCAACGCCAAGTCCGGTGGCCCCAACACCGACCCATGTGGTTCCGATGCCAGCACCAACCCCTGTCTCTCCAACGCCAACCCCGGTGGCCCCAACACCGGCCCCTGTGATGCCGCCAACACCAACATCGGCGACTCCGATGCCAGCACCGACCCCCGTTTCTCCAACGCCAACCCCGGTGGCCCCAACACCGACTCCTATGATGCCGCCACCACCGACCCCTGTGACTCCGATGCCAGCACCAACCCCTGTCTCTCCAACGCCAATCCCGGTGGCCCCAATATCGACCCCCGTGATGCCGCCAGCACCCACCCCTGTGACTCCGACGCCACCCCCAGCCCCGGCCGCAGCGCCGGCTACATCGACCGGCAAGTGCCCCGTGGACACACTAAAGCTGCGTGCGTGCGTGGACGTGCTCAATGGGCTGTTGCACACGGTGATCGGCAGTAGCGCCAGCAATACATGCTGCCCGCTGCTGTCCGGCGTTGCCGACCTCGACGCTGCTCTCTGCCTTTGCACCACCATCAAGGTCAAGGCCCTCAACATCAACCTCATGCTGCCCATCGCCATCGAGGTGCTCGTCAACCAGTGCGGCAAGAGAGTGCCGAAAGACTTCCGCTGCCCTAATTAA